ATGAAAAACCTGTTAAGGTGAAGCCCTTAACAGGATGAACAGAGTATCTCCTGAGATTCTTATCTTACCCAGCACCTGTGCATGTGAACTCATTTGGAAATGAAGTCTTTGCAGGTATGATCAAGATGAGGTCTTACTGGGTCAGGGTGGGCCTGGGTCCAGCAATTGTTGGGGGTATAAGTGGAGGGACACGTGGACAGAGATACTCAGAGGGAAGAAGGCCAAGGGACAGCAGAACAGAGACTGTGATGTGTCCACCAGATCAAGGACCAAGGACTGTTGGCagcaccagaagctggaagagacaaggagGGGTCTCCCCCGGCGCTGTTGCAGGGAGTGcacccctgcccacaccttgattttggatttccGGTCTCTCAAACCATGTGAGAATAAGCACCTGTTATTTAAGCTCCTGGGTTGTGGTCATCTGCTTCGGCAGTTGTAGGACACTGACATCCTTGAGGATCTGGGGCTCAGAACAGCCCCTGGGTATCTAGACACTTGCCCTGGGATCAGGCATTTGGGGGAAGCTGAGGTCAAAGGGCAGCATCTGGGTTAACAGGAAGGGGGTGGGGTTGGTCCACCAGAAAGGCAGGGGTTGTAAGTATGGAGGTAACAGCCTCATTTAGAGTTGGGTCCAGTATGAAAGGTCCCTAACACCAGGGCTGGCGGTGGGGGGCACTGACCCCAGGAGAAGATCTGACCTGGACCCCCAGCTAAGGCCCACACAGCCCTGACCAGGCCCGAAGACAGACGCGCCATTGATCCGTCAGAGGCTGGTCTTTATTCCCTGGAATGGAAACAGCCTGCAGTCCCAAAATGATGGTGGCTGGCAAAGCCCcccctttaaaaattcaaaaacaaaatgaaaaaccattAGGTGTCTGGCTCCATAAATTTCCATCATAAGAAACAACTTTGAACAGTACCCAAGCCTGGTGTCGGGCGTCCGCAGTGGGCTATGGCCCCCACACTTCACCCAACACACCAGCCAAACACAGTGACTTCAGATGCTCAGAAAACAGTATGAAACGAACACAAAGGCATTTTACGACACGGGAGTTTGCTTCCTAtggacatttcttttttaaaaaaaatataataacttaGTTGGCATGTTACAGCATCTCCGATCAATCTGTCAGGGAGTCCTTGGCTGGAACCTTGTGGGGCCGCATGCAGCGTGTGCCTACCCAGCTGGAGCGCCAGGCACCCAGCACAGTGTGAGTGTCCACTGCTGCGGCCGCGGTCACCTGGCGCTCACTCCGTGCCCATCTCGCAGGGGTTCAGCCCCCTCTCCTCAGCGTCCCTGTACATCCTTTGGAAATCCTTGAAGCGTGGGGCGCAGCCAAGCCAGGCCTCCCCAAAGTGCATGTGGCCGGTGAAGAGAAACTCGCCGTGCCCAGGCCGGACGCCGCACTCCAGTAGCGTGGAGACGCGCCCCCGCCAGCCGCCGCCCTCGCCCTCAGGGGCCGGCCGGAACACCCTGCTCTTCTGCCGGTAGAGCCGGCTCACGTTCAGGTGGATGGCCGACTCCTGCCGCTCCAGCTCGTGGGTGACTTTCTGGATGGAGCCTCGGACGACTGCAGAGGAAGGAGATGGGGGTCAGCAGGGTGCTCACCAAGCCAAGAGCACACCCCGCACCCCGCAGCAAAACTGGGAACTGATCCTGAATGCTGCCTTCCAGAAATTCTCATTAAAAAGTGCAATCCACACCCAAGAGGCTGCCTAGGGGCTGCCCAGCCACTCACACTGTCGGGGGGCAAAGATGTACTTCTCTCAAGGTCCAGTCACAGAAGTGGAGGAAAACAGAAGGTACAAACCTCACTGTGCACCAACTTTTCAAGTTGGAACAAGAAAAGTGACTGCAGTTAATACCCAAGATCTGCTGTGATCCTGCATCAAGATCGGACAGAAAGGGTGAAGCTTGGAGGAGAGGGAGGTGACAGGAAGAAGGACAGAGCAGGCACAGGCTTGGGGACCCTTAGCCCAGCCCCAGATCCCCTCTGTGCGGGGCCAGAAAGAAGGGGGGTTGCACTTCCACTCCCCAACTGCCCTGGGAGCCTAGAGGGCAGAGTCAGGTCCCGCTGGGCCGGTTCCAGCAAACTCATACTGAGTGTTGCCACCCTTAACCCGAGAATGTTTGTGCCAATGTCATAAACAGGCGGAGGCTGAGTCCCTGACCTCAGCCCTGGCCCCGCCAGTGCCTCTAACTCCCTCTTCGGAGCCTGCAAGGGACCTGGGTGTGGGTGGGGCACCAGGACTTGGGCTCAAGCACAAAGCAGGAAAATGCTCAATATCCCCTCAAACAGGAATTCCCACCTTAAAGAGGAATTCCCAACTCTCGCCCGGCCCTGCACACAGGTCCCTTCCCTTGGGCTGGGGCTAGGGTCACTCTAAATGAGTGGAAAGGAAGGCATTTTCCCATGACCTGCAATTGGTGATGGAAGGGGGGGCCAAGCCCAGTCTTCAGGAGAGTCTCTTCCCCCCAGGGGGTTTATTTCTCCCACATGGTGGGACCCTTCAGCATACTCACCAAAGTCGCTGGTGCAGACGGCCAAGAGAACCTCTGTGTGGCTGCAAGGGCGGCACGGGGCTGCAGGGAGAGGACAGAGCCAGGTGTGGGGTCAGATGGGGCCTGTGGAAGCTCGAGGAGCACAGACCCTCCCGCCGACAGCTCGCAGGCCATATAACATCCTATAAATCCTCTGCTATCAGCGGCAACTGTCTAGACCCAGGGGCCTCTGCCATCAAGGCGCCAAGAGAGCGAGCAGGCGGGACCATGCCCTCTGCCTCGTGGGTGGGGAGATGTCTCTAGGAGTTCCAGGCTCACCTAGGCCGCCTGCGATGGCATGAAAATGAAGGGCAAGTGGAGTTTTGTGCTGGACTGCACTCAGCTCATGTCTGCAGTCACACTTGGCAAGCAACCATTGGGCTCTAAGTCGCTTTTCGGTGCCGAAACCAACCCGAGCTCATCTGAAGCCGCATTCCTGACACCAGCCTGGCCAAGAGCCTTACATGGCCTCGGTGGTCAGGCCTGGAAATGCCAGGGCCTCCCACTCACACTGCCTGTCCCCACAGTCCCATCTGCCACCCCCATTCCACAGGAGGTCAAAGCACTGTCTAGAAGTGCCAGGAGGCTGTGGCCCTGCTTAGCGCATTGGTGGGAGTGAGAGACGTGTCCACCTGCTTCAGTGGCGGGGGCCTTGTCTAACCAATGGGACCGGGTGACCAACTCCAAACCCCTCCAGACACCTTTCACAGCAAGCTCAGTTCACAGGATCCCCTCTGAGATCCCTAGATGTTGGAGGAGGCTGATTCCTCCAGACAAACCAGTCCCTCTCGGTGGGCCTCTGCCCCGGCTCAGTCCTCACCCTGCCCTCCACCTACTGACTCAGATGGGCAGGAGCCCTCCAGAAAGGCTGGGGACGGGGGAAAGAGAAACCTCGAGACTCAGGGGACCCCCAGGGACCACGGTGCTCCTAACTCAAGAGTGGATGTGGGGAGACACGAGTTTATTATTTGGCTCTGATGTTGCACTTTTCCTCACCTGTTTCTATGGGCCCAAACTCCCTAACAACAGAAACATTAGGTATGAACGCTCACCAGGACAAGCTTCCCTCGGCTCTTTCACATTCTAAAGGCCCCACAGGGCCTCCAGTCTTGACGCTCACTGGGCCTGGACAAAGCTACAGCTGTCTGCCTGCCTGGCTGTGAACTGGGCTGAGCCATCACCTGCCCAGGGGCTGCAGTCACTCGGGGCCCTGGAGGAGACAGGGAAACGCGGAGGAGAACAGGAGGGGCCTCTGGGACCCAGAGTGTGTGTGGGGGCAGCCAGAGATGACCCTGGAGTCTCCAGTGTCCTGGGACCCCCTGAGGATGGACATGACGTGTCCAGAGCGCTGGCCTTCCTGTCCTGCCCCCAGCGGGGGTGGGTGCACGCGTCCCAGTCCAGTCTGGCGAGTGCATGACTCACGGGCGTGTCTGTCAAGTtatcaggaaaaaagagaagccacagaaCAAGAACAGCCTGTTGGAGCGTCGGAAGCATCTCAGAGGACTGAGCGCCTCCTGCCCTAGCTCCAAATCCCGTGCCTTCTGCCCACCTGTGGCTGTTTGTCACGAGTGTGGACCCCCAGCCTTGAGGGCCTCCCCTAAAAAAGAGGGTGGTCAACTGGGGGGTCCCCCACCTCTAGCCTGCTGGGGGTCTGCTGCCCACAGTGGGCCTGACAGAGGTCACTATGGTGAGGAAAGTGGGTTGCACGGCCTCACGTGCACTGGGGGGACTTGCATCTTATGAGAGGCAGCTCATGGCAGTGGGGAGACTTCCCATCCTGGCGGTGTCCCCAAGGGACAGAGGCCCCCACCTGGGGCCCCGGGGCCAGGCCTTGCAAGCTCCAAGAGCAGGGGAATGAGAGGTGAGGTCTGCACAAACTCTCCAGAAGCTGAGATGGGCCCAGGCCACACACCCTGGTTGGACTGCAGGCCTAGGTATATGTAATCGCCAAGCCCTGGAGCCTCACCGTCTGTGGGTCATAGGCTCCAGGACCTTGGCTGATTGCTGGGGAGAAAGGTGGCGTCCCGGGCCCTGACTCAAGCCCAGTCCCATGGAGGATGTCCGAGGACCCGGTGGCCCCAGGGGCAGGTGGGCAGCAGCCTGCAGACCCTCCTGTCAAAGCCTCAATGAGCTGGCGCCACACAGACAGCTGGAGCTAACAAATCCCGCACCCCCTGCGACTCTCTATGACCCTGAGCTTTATGAAGTGTAGGCACCTTCGTGGAGAATCCAGGCTGCAGATGCTAACAGCAGCAGTCTGGAAACAATTATTAATCGGAGTCAGGCTTGTAAAGGCAGAGTGGAATGTGCTGGTTCCTGACACATCGAATCTCGTTTCCTTgcggggaaggtggggagggggtgaccCAGGGGCCGGGTGGAATTCTGGCCTGTGGTTCTCGGAAAAGGGGAGGGACAGGGGAGTGTGGACGTGGAGCAGATTACTCTGGAATGTGTATAAAATGAACTGAatgaagtggggaaaaaaacaggGTCGAGGAGACCAGCCTGGAGGTGGCAGGGACGCAGGTGAGAATGGCAGGTACAGATGGGAAGGGCAGCCCCCTACTGTCAGGCTCCGGGCAGCCCGACGCCCAAGGAGATGTTTGCAGATGGTGAGATGCTGGTTCAGCAGGTGGGACGGCCGAGGTAAGGATGACTGGGGTGGAGATCTTGTGTGAGACGCCCTCTGGGGTCTCCAAGCACAGCCTCGCCAGGTGGGGAAACGCAGCATTTTAACAGGGAGGAAAGTGCAGATGGCAATGTGGCCAGTGTTCCCTAAGCCGAGAGCCTCCTCTGATTGGCACGACAACCCCGCGCTCACCCCAACTCCGGGGTGCAAGGTAACATTGCCCCACAGGACCCTGAGGGACCGAACTCAGGCTGGTCGCCCCCTGTAGAGGCCCcacaagcacagggaactccccCCTCACCGGCCGTCTCCTCCACACCtgctctcctcccttccttttcctgGTGAGCAAGGAGTCACACCTTCCACCCCAAGAGCCCGGAGCTGGATAAGATGAAAAGTAATCTTAATAATGACTCGGGGAGCTGGAGAAGCACTGGTGCCAGAAACtaaattttcaaggaaaaaattcaGTTCCGTTTCCAGGAAATAACCAAGTTTCTTCTCATTTCTGCACGCTGTTGTTTACCTCCCATGGCCCCTCAAGGCCACTCCTATATTCTAAGGTGCCTGAGGTGGGGAATCTCAGCAGGGACCCCCGCAAAAGGGTCATTTGCCTCTGACTCACCAACAGAGCGGTTTCAAAGAGGAGGGGAGGTGAAGCCCATCAGAAACTCTGGTACCCAGGCCGCCTCACCCCACCTGACACCCACAAGCAGCGATGGGTGCCACTTCTGAGCCTTCCCGGCCGGCACAAGGGTGagtcctcctgcccctccccaccctccagctGTGGGTCTGAAACACCACTGCCGTCCCCCTTCACCTGCACACAGGGGGCCAGCTCTGGGTGGGCATCACACACAGCCCTCCCCTGCTTCTCAGCTCCCTAAGCAGGAAAagaacaggctggaatcaagggtCCCAGAAGAACCCCAAAGATGGGGTCTGCCTCTGTCCCTTAGAACCAGACCGAGTAACACCCCTGCCCTCCCTTGCTGGCCACCCCAATGGGTCCCCCAGCCCACTGGGCCACGGGGGTACTGCCAGTGCCCGTTTACCCGAGTGTACTGGGACCCTGCGGAAGATGGTCGGCCGGGGCCACAGTGAGGCCTCGGCACACGGTCCAGGCGTGGCCTGGAGCTTCTTCCACTAGTGAGTTGCATCTGGCTGCTCGCCTGCCTTTTATATCCTGCCAGACTTTTCCAGCACCAGAGGAGGGAGTGCTGGCTTCCTCAGGTGCCTGGCGAGGCCCtcgtgggagggggaggggaggggccaggtCCCCCTGCTCTGGCCACTTGGCAGCCCAATCCTGAGTCCCCCGGGGCTGAAGGACCCCTGCCGCCCGCCTACCCCTCTGTCTCCGCCTGCCTCTCTGTTCTGGCCTCTTCTTTGGCTGTCGGCACGTCTCAGTTCATACGAGGCAGCTGATTGTGCAACATGATGAACACGAGGCTGACACGCTCGCCGTAAACACGCCCGGCGGAACCACCCAGAGCTGCGGCCGGCGAGGCTCATGCACACCTCCCCTCCTCCGGGATCCCAGCCCACAGGGCCTCTACTTTTCATGTCAGCACAAACTGGAACTCGTGACTCATCGGCGAGGGAGAAGGCTTGTCCACCTCCGCAGCAGGTTGCTTCCTGGGCTGCTCGGCCCCAGGACATGCGCTGGCCTCCACAGCCCACGCACCAGGGATCTGGCTTCACCGGGGTCTCCCAGATGGAGCCAGGGCCAGACAGGAGGGCACTGCCCTCTGAGAGCCCGCCCAGTCCCAGGGGAGGTCACTGCTGCCAGATGGCTGGGACCAGCATTCCACATTACGTACCCATTCCTTTGGCATTAAAAGCTTAGGGATGCATCCCTGGGGAGAAGGGATGGACCAGCCTCCCCGGATCCCTGCTACCCTCGCCTCCTTCAGGACAGAGAGGTGCTGGGCCCACAGCTGCCAGACCCTGGGAGCATCTTGAGTCCCCATCTCAAGTTCTGACAGTTACTGCATATATACTGCCCCAGGCCAGCGCCCCAGCCACTGGGCAGATAGATGGACACTCACGCCCCATTACCCCCAGGGTCCCTGGGATCCCTGCAGGCCCCAGATTTAAAGTGACACTCCAGGGCCAGGCAAGCATATGGCTGGGAGTAACAAGGGCACCCCAGTAGCTCAATGTCCAGCCACAGCCATGCAACCAGTGTGGGGCCCTGGCTAGTGACCAGATGACCCACCCCATCACATGGGGCCTCCTCTCTGGGACCCCACAGGGCTCTCCCAAATCCACTTACTGCCCTAGCCTGGAAACATGGACCTGGGGTCTGGGGAAGCTCAGATCCTGGCCCCAGAGAAGGCAAGAGAAAGTCTTGGGTCCCCAGGGCTGAGTCACAGGCTGAGTCACCCCAGGTTGCGACCACATGGTGAATTTTCCACCAGAGACTCCAGTCTGTGCTGACCAGAGCACCCAGGTGGCATCACAGAAAGAGCTTTATGCCATGGCCTCTGAGAATCTGGTGGGAGCCGCATggcaaagaagaacaaagttccAGCCGGAGAGAACAAGTGACCAGTAGCCCAATGGTCTCAACCCATCAACATTTTAATCAGTAAAAGGAATGCTGGCGAGTTCCTAACATCTGCCCCCTCGGCCAACCATCGCCGTGGTCAGACACGTCAAATTTGGTGACTGGGTTTTTCCAGATTTTGTTTTTATGGCGAGTTTATCTCCAGTGGCTCCCCGCTCCATACGTATACACACCAGAGCGAGCCCCGGTGATCACTTGCTGGTGATCAAGATAAAGGCTGTTGTGGTTAAAGTTTTATTCAAGTCCTGGGGTTTTATAGCCACTTTCAGCATTCCTGACAGGGTCCTACCCAGTCAGGCCCTGGGGGGAGGGGTCCTACCTGGGCAGCCTTACGCTGAAGCTCTATAACAGACCAGTTTAGGTTGAGAAAGAGTGAAGGTTTTGGAAAATCATGGGAGTCAAGAACAATAGGACAATATACTAGAGATTCACACTCAGGAGAAAAGTCTACATTTCAAATCCTAGGAGGTCTGAGTTTTCCCAGTGGAAGATTTTATTCCCTAAAATGTGGAGACTATACTATTCTTGGGGCTGATCCACCCCTCACACCAGGTGTTTCGACCTCAGCACTGCTGACGTGTGGGACCAGGTCATCCTCCATGGTGGAGGGACCATGCCAACACTTGGGGCCAGCTCATTCTCCGTGTTGGGGCTGCCCTATGCACTATGGGGTGTGAGCAGGACCCCTGTCTCACCTCCACTACTTGATGCCAAAGCACCCCCCAGGGCCCATCATCTCAGTCAGTCACTGAAGAACAGCTGCCTGGAACCTGCCCCCAAGATTATCCGAGCTCCCACCTTCCCCTTGGGAGGCATCTTGCTACCGACTAGTTTTGGAATTGAGGAAGATGGTGCAGATGGCGCACCAAGTGCTGCCAGCCCCCGCCCCACACACTTGGACCCTGCAGAGCCATCTGTGTCTCGGGGCTAGAGCCCCCGGGCCTGGTTGTCCCTGATGAAACGACAAAGACCCTGAGTTTGCCCTGTGTGGGAGCTCTTGGGGCCACACACTCCTCTCTGCCCACAGAACTTTCCAGAGATCAACACTGCTCTCCCCACAGGGTGCAGCAGAGCTGTCTGCTGGCCTCAAAGAGAAGTAAGGAAAATCTGAAGCCAACACACCGGCCCTCAGCCACCCAGAGACTCCCTTGGGGACCTCGCCCGGAGTCCCCGGATTGTCACAGCCACTCAGCCGCCCTGCCTGGCACAGCGCTGGTGCCCTCTCTCCACACGGACGAGTCCTCACTGACACCCACACATAAATCGGCTGGGAAACCCGGGATCGGCTCATGATTCAGGACACCTCAGCTCGGGAACGGGAATCAGCCTCAACTCCCACCCAAAATGTTTCAGGGGCTGCAGCCGACACCCAGAGCACCTGACCGACTCGTGTGTCAGGAGAAACTTTGGAGGAGTTTGGATGGTAAAAGCACCCATTTCAAATTGCAGTCACAGCTGGTCCAGGGGAGAAGAGTGTACTGGGGGCCAGGACCATGTCTCGGTTCTGTTCTGACCCATGGCCATCGTCCTGAGTCCAAACTGCCCACAGCACTCCGGGGGCAGCCTCGGCCGCCCTTGGGCAGACCCACCAGGTCTGAAGCCCAGACTCGGGTagcgtgttcttgcctggagattcttcCTCATGAGAGGAGATGGGGGCAGGAGATGATGGATGGGGGGCAGGCCCAGCAAACAGGTGAGGAACCCCCCGAGGCCACCCCCGCACCCTGCATGCCACACTCACCCAACAGGGCGTGCAGGTCCGGCCCCGTGCGCCTGCTGGTCAGCTCGTACTGGAAGCCCGTGGTCCTCCTGCTGATGTCTTGCTGTGGCGTCGCCTCCACAAACAGGCCCCCCTGCTCGAAGCCGAAGCACGGCGCCTGGCCGGGCCCGAGGTCCCCGTCCCTCACCAGCAGTTTCAGTTCTCCAGtcttttccaaataaatattGGCTCCCGAGGAGCCCCTAAGGGGCTTGATGCACAGAGTCAGGTTCCGGGAGGGCGAGAAGGTGTTGGGCCGTAGGTTCACGATGAGCGCCCCGGTCGGGTACATCCACTCGACGGTGCCCGCCGAGCAGCGCAGGTAAACTTGCTCCACCTCCTTCCTGTGGGCCTCGTGTGTCAGCCCGCTGCGGAGGGGGAGAGACATGTCAGTTGGGAGATGCACCTGAGCAccgcggtaaagaatctgcctacagtgcaggagctgcagtagacatgggttcgattctcgggtcagaaagatcccctggaggagggcacagcaacccacttcagtattcttgcctggagaatccccatggaccaaggagcccggcaggctacagtccatagggttgcaaagagttggacaatgactgaagcaacttggcagggCACGGCAGCACCCCTCACCCACAGACAGGTGGGTGCTGTCGCCACCATGCAGCTGAGGGTCCATCTCCAGGGAGGGGGTGCGGCCACGTGCTCCCACCCGTCCACTCTGAGCACTTTGGTACATGTGGGAGCTCCTGGCTCCTCTCAATACCCCAACACTCCGCTGGCCTCTGAGCCCAAGTCCTTGGGGTCTCTCCCTGAGCTGGGATGGTGACAGGTGCAGCGGAGGTGGGAAACACGGAAGGGATGGATCTTCCAAAAAATAAACAGGGAAACACCAGCAAGACGTTGGCACCAACCCAGGTTCCAGATGACCAAATGAGGGTCAGGAAGCTCATTTGATGGGAGATTCCCATTGAGTGGAGTGGAGACCAGGGAGCAGATTCAAGTGACAGGAAGCAGGCTGGAATGCCATGCACAGACAATAAAGAATGCACTCCAGGGAGCAGCTTTTAAACCAAAGGGAACGTTAGCAATTTGGTTGGTGGGGGGGAGGTTGTTGGTAAGTTTTGTCTTTAGGGTCCCCATTAGACACAATGTTCCTATTGTCTTGAAGGCAATGATGTGACCGCTTTGTCATTCATTTGTAAACCTGAAGACCCTGCATTGCcgatcgttttttttttttttttttcccaaaacaaaCTCAAATATCATCAAAGCAAGATACACAAGTCAAGAAAAGGTCCTCCATGGGGAAACACAGGAGGGAACTGTGGAAAAAACCACAAAAGATCTGTGGATGCCTGTCTTCCCGATGGGGACTGCTGAGGAGTTCAGCGGGTTTCAGTCCTAATAAATGccaaacaggaaaaaatgaagtGTGCTATGCTCTCGGGGTGGCAGGTCTTGAGTAAGTTGTAACGCTATGTTTTCGAGAAATTGAAACCATCAAAAACGTTCAAGTTTCCCCTACTCAAAACTTGTAATGTAAATGTCAGCTTGTGGTGACGGTTACGTCATGACCACCGAGCAGCCCTGGAACTCAACCCGGTGACTTCAACTAAATGTTTTATTACATGAAATTTGGTTCTGATCAGATCTCAGACAGGTTCACCCACATTCTTaggatttttatgtgaaataaacAATGCTATATTCAGAGCCCTGGCCTGAGTGAGTTACCAGAAACCTTTTCTGCAGAGGAGAAAACACATAACATATGGTTTGCATTTACTGTTGGTGACTCATGCTCTGGGCCCCGAAAAGCCTCGCTTTTCATACGACGGCCAGCTGCAGGCTGGGGCTGCACAGTCACCCTGCAGACCACATCAGAAGGAGGTGTCAAGGAGGTGAACTCCCTCCtaaccccactccccacccccaaggccTTGGGTCATAGGCAGCCTGGCCTCAGACGCCTACCGGGGCCGCACACGCAGAACAGACTTACAAATTACAGCCACATAAAACTCACACGAGCTCATCTGACACACAGGAGGGGATGGGTGTAATTACAGTGCTGGGCGACAAAATTAGACTAAATGGTGTGTGGTTGCCACAGATGACTATAATCAGCCCTGCTCTTATGCAGCCAAACAAACTTTATCACAGTGTCCCTCCTCTCCTGGCTCCAGCCTCGAGGGGCAGCTGGACACTTGCCCCATGCCCAGGAACCAATCCTCAACTCTCTCTCCCACAAAAACCATCCCGTTAAAGGCTTTGCTTCCCTCTCAGTGGGAAGAGGGGACCCTAGGGGTCGAGGGAGTGGAGAACCCACGGCAGAGGCTGTGGGTACCTCTCACTAAGTTGCCTTAACCTCAACAGTGGAGGGGGGAAAAGGGGTGAGCTTACCCTCCACCCACGTCTTGGCAGGGGTGAAGGGGGCCCTCATGGGGACCGATGGCCAGCCCACGCTGCCCAGGGGGAGGTGGACCCGAGGCCCCGGGGGCTGCCACCACCAGCCTGTGCCCATGACCACATGCATCCATTTACTCCCAAGTCACTCGCCACCTAAAAGAGGACTAGGAACAAAAAGACAGTGGACAGACAAGAAATCACTTGGCGCCCATCACTTTACCCTCTAGCAGGTCCACCCCATCCCCAGAACCTGCACAGGCTCTGCTctgcctcttctctctttttaaaaagttatttatttttatttacttatttggctgtgccaggtcctaCTTGCGGCACACGGGGTCTGCCATCTTCGCTGTGGCACACAGGACCTTTAGCTACaccatgtgaactcttagttatggcatgcgggacctagtcccctgaccagggatcaaacccgggccccctacattctgagcacagagtcttagccactgaaccaccagggaagtcagcacCTCTGCTGCTTCTCTCTTGTTTTACTAAAACATCAGGACCAACAAGACTCCCACTAGGCACCCAACACAGGAGTGTCCACGGTCACTTCACAGCAAGAGCTCCATTCAGACAGACATCTGCTCCGTTCAGCCTGGGGCCAGCTGAAGTAGAAGACTCGCGGTCTACCTAGTACCTACCGGAAAATCTAGTCACCactgaaagactgaaaaaaactTCTGTTAATGCAGAAGTGCTGGAGATGCAAACACACAACACATGGGTAATGGTCACTGGTGATGGTATTTAACGATTTTCATATGACATGCAAATGACATCCTaaccaaacaaaaatgaaataactatGCCC
The DNA window shown above is from Bos javanicus breed banteng chromosome 19, ARS-OSU_banteng_1.0, whole genome shotgun sequence and carries:
- the METRNL gene encoding meteorin-like protein; amino-acid sequence: MRGATRAAGGRAGQLWPRPPAPGPGPPPLLLLLAVLLGGAGAQYSSDLCSWKGSGLTHEAHRKEVEQVYLRCSAGTVEWMYPTGALIVNLRPNTFSPSRNLTLCIKPLRGSSGANIYLEKTGELKLLVRDGDLGPGQAPCFGFEQGGLFVEATPQQDISRRTTGFQYELTSRRTGPDLHALLAPCRPCSHTEVLLAVCTSDFVVRGSIQKVTHELERQESAIHLNVSRLYRQKSRVFRPAPEGEGGGWRGRVSTLLECGVRPGHGEFLFTGHMHFGEAWLGCAPRFKDFQRMYRDAEERGLNPCEMGTE